The following proteins are co-located in the Polymorphospora rubra genome:
- a CDS encoding FxsB family cyclophane-forming radical SAM/SPASM peptide maturase translates to MSRSAQWPEDIDLAALRRAGWRPAPFRQFIVKVHARCNLACDYCYVYTMADQSWRSRPKVMSTAVHTRVCERIAEHARAHGLAGVSVVLHGGEPLLAGTGAVERTAELLRALLPTGTDLSLSVQTNGILLDRPMLSALRRHGYRVGVSLDGDAVGNDRHRRFADGRGSYAQVRAGLDLLTGAEFGDMFAGLLCTVDLANDPVGTYEALLSFAPPMIDLLLPHGNWSSPPPGRPPTHATPYADWLVAVFDRWYDAPRRETGIRLFEEIIHLLFGGPGRSESVGLSPYVTAVVDTDGAVEQVDTLKSAYPGAPATGRNVDTDAFDAALWHPAVVARQLGPAALSDQCGRCDVVRTCGGGCFPHRYRSGSGFRNPSVYCVDLYRLIGHVHRRLSADLRVPAVHSVE, encoded by the coding sequence GTGAGCCGGTCGGCGCAGTGGCCCGAGGACATCGATCTGGCGGCGCTGCGCCGGGCCGGCTGGCGACCGGCGCCGTTCCGGCAGTTCATCGTCAAGGTGCATGCCCGCTGCAACCTGGCCTGCGACTACTGCTACGTCTACACGATGGCCGACCAGAGTTGGCGGTCCCGGCCGAAGGTCATGTCCACGGCGGTGCACACCCGGGTCTGCGAGCGGATCGCCGAACACGCCCGCGCCCATGGGCTCGCCGGGGTTTCCGTGGTGCTGCACGGCGGAGAGCCGCTCCTGGCCGGTACGGGCGCCGTCGAGCGGACCGCGGAGCTCCTGCGTGCGCTGCTGCCGACGGGCACCGACCTGTCGTTGAGCGTGCAGACCAACGGGATCCTTCTCGACCGGCCGATGCTCTCGGCGCTGCGCCGGCACGGCTACCGGGTCGGGGTGAGCCTGGACGGCGACGCGGTCGGCAACGACCGGCACCGCCGGTTCGCTGACGGGCGGGGCAGTTACGCACAGGTCCGGGCCGGCCTCGACCTGCTCACCGGTGCCGAGTTCGGGGACATGTTCGCCGGTCTGCTGTGTACGGTCGACCTGGCCAACGACCCGGTCGGCACGTACGAGGCGCTGCTCTCCTTCGCCCCGCCGATGATCGACCTGCTGCTGCCGCACGGCAACTGGTCCAGCCCGCCGCCGGGCCGGCCGCCCACCCACGCCACCCCGTACGCGGACTGGCTCGTCGCGGTCTTCGACCGGTGGTACGACGCGCCGCGGCGGGAGACCGGGATCCGGCTCTTCGAGGAGATCATCCACCTGCTGTTCGGCGGTCCGGGTCGGTCGGAGTCGGTCGGGTTGAGCCCGTACGTGACGGCGGTCGTGGACACCGACGGCGCGGTGGAGCAGGTCGACACACTCAAGTCGGCGTACCCGGGTGCGCCCGCGACCGGCCGCAACGTCGACACCGACGCGTTCGACGCGGCACTGTGGCATCCGGCGGTGGTGGCCCGGCAGTTGGGGCCGGCGGCCCTGTCCGACCAGTGTGGCCGGTGCGACGTCGTACGTACCTGCGGCGGCGGCTGTTTTCCGCACCGCTACCGGTCCGGTTCCGGATTCCGTAACCCGTCCGTCTACTGTGTCGATCTCTATCGGCTGATCGGGCACGTCCACCGACGGCTGTCCGCAGACCTTCGGGTGCCGGCGGTTCACTCTGTCGAGTGA
- the dnaE gene encoding DNA polymerase III subunit alpha: MADQFVHLHVHSEYSMLDGAARLKEMFGEAARLGMPAVAVTDHGNMHGAYDFFQQAKATGITPVIGIEAYLAPASRFDKKRINWGNPDQKRDDVSGNGAFTHMTMWARNAEGLHNLFRLNSRGSIEGHYVKGRMDADLISEHAAGIMATTGCPSGEVQTRLRLGHVKEAEAAAAKYQDIFGKENFFLELMDHGLEIEKRVRDGLLEIGRRLGIPPVVTNDSHYTFASQVEAHDALLCVQTGSNLSDPNRFRFDGGGYYIKSAEEMYGHDLSDAWQEGCRNTLLIASRVETEGMFKFRNLMPKFPVPEGETESTWFRKEVWAGMDRRWPDGYDETRRKQAEYELDVICEMGFPAYFLVVSDFIMWAKNNGISVGPGRGSAAGSIVAYALGITDLDPLQHGLIFERFLNPERVQMPDIDIDFDERGRGDVIRYVTEKWGSDRVAQIATFGTIKAKAAIKDGCRVLGFPYALGDKITKAMPPAVLGKDIPLSGIFDPNHPRYAEAAAVRELTANEADVAKVMEVAKGLEGLVRQLGVHAAGVIMSAEPLIDHVPLVQRDADGTIITQFDYPTCESLGLLKMDFLGLRNLTIIDDALKNIEATAGLKIDLLKLPLDDKPTFDLLGRGDTLGVFQFDGGPMRSLLRLMKPDNFEDISAVGALYRPGPMGVNSHINYALRKNGQQEITPIHPQLADPLKEILADTYGLIVYQEQVQRVAQKLAGYTLGQADLLRRAMGKKKKEILDKEFVPFQQGMLEREYSKEACQAVWDVLVPFAGYAFNKAHSAAYGLISYWTAYLKANYPAEYMAGLLTSVGDKKDTMALYLAECRSMGIKVLPPDVNESALAFTPVGRDIRFGLGAVRNVGANVVSSIVKSRQEKGAYTSFSDFLSKVELVVCNKRTVESLIKAGGFDEMGHTRRDLVIHHETAIDAVVGLKRQEAAGQFDLFGGLTDTPSESSVVGLDLAFSGQEWHKKEKLAFERDMLGLYVSDHPLAGTERILKANCEQMVSEILGEDTPDRKPVVLAGMISGVTRKITKQGASWAIVHLEDLSGSVEVLFFPKSYELLGQYMIEDTVVKISGHVSRRDGEVSVFGQDMAILDVSSVVEGGEPPIVLVTAMDKVTAEFAQELKRVLLAHPGDVPVQMRLRKPAGAGADLRLALGAEIKVANDVAFRSEIKVLLGAGGIE; this comes from the coding sequence GTGGCTGACCAGTTCGTCCATCTGCATGTGCATTCCGAGTACTCGATGCTGGACGGAGCGGCCCGCCTCAAGGAGATGTTCGGCGAAGCGGCCCGGCTCGGGATGCCCGCGGTGGCCGTCACCGACCACGGCAACATGCACGGGGCGTACGACTTCTTCCAGCAGGCCAAGGCGACGGGCATCACACCGGTCATCGGGATCGAGGCGTACCTCGCGCCGGCCTCCCGATTCGACAAGAAGCGGATCAACTGGGGTAACCCGGACCAGAAGCGCGACGACGTCTCGGGTAACGGCGCCTTCACCCACATGACGATGTGGGCCCGCAACGCCGAGGGCCTGCACAACCTCTTCCGCCTCAACTCGCGGGGGTCGATCGAGGGCCACTACGTCAAGGGCCGGATGGACGCCGACCTGATCTCCGAGCACGCCGCCGGCATCATGGCCACCACCGGCTGCCCGTCCGGCGAGGTGCAGACCCGCCTGCGGCTGGGGCACGTCAAGGAGGCCGAGGCGGCGGCGGCCAAATACCAGGACATCTTCGGCAAGGAAAACTTCTTCCTCGAACTCATGGACCACGGTCTGGAGATCGAGAAGCGGGTCCGGGACGGCCTGCTGGAGATCGGCCGCCGGCTCGGCATCCCCCCGGTGGTGACCAACGACTCGCACTACACCTTCGCCTCCCAGGTCGAGGCACACGACGCGCTGCTCTGCGTGCAGACCGGGAGTAACCTGTCCGACCCCAACCGGTTCCGGTTCGACGGCGGCGGCTACTACATCAAGTCCGCCGAGGAGATGTACGGCCACGACCTGTCCGACGCCTGGCAGGAGGGCTGCCGCAACACCCTGCTCATCGCCTCCCGGGTCGAGACCGAGGGGATGTTCAAGTTCCGGAACCTCATGCCGAAGTTCCCGGTTCCCGAGGGCGAGACCGAGTCGACCTGGTTCCGCAAGGAGGTCTGGGCCGGCATGGACCGCCGGTGGCCGGACGGCTACGACGAGACCCGCCGCAAGCAGGCCGAGTACGAACTCGACGTCATCTGCGAGATGGGCTTCCCGGCCTACTTCCTCGTGGTCTCCGACTTCATCATGTGGGCGAAGAACAACGGCATCTCGGTCGGACCGGGGCGTGGTTCGGCGGCGGGGAGCATCGTCGCGTACGCGCTGGGCATCACCGACCTGGACCCGCTCCAGCACGGCCTGATCTTCGAGCGGTTCCTCAACCCCGAACGTGTCCAGATGCCCGATATCGACATCGACTTCGACGAGCGTGGGCGCGGTGACGTGATCCGCTACGTCACGGAGAAGTGGGGCTCGGACCGGGTCGCGCAGATTGCGACCTTCGGCACCATCAAGGCGAAGGCCGCCATCAAGGACGGCTGCCGGGTGCTCGGCTTCCCGTACGCCCTCGGTGACAAGATCACCAAGGCGATGCCGCCGGCGGTGCTGGGCAAGGACATCCCGCTGTCCGGCATCTTCGACCCCAACCACCCCCGGTACGCCGAGGCCGCCGCGGTCCGTGAGCTGACCGCCAACGAGGCCGACGTGGCCAAGGTGATGGAGGTCGCCAAGGGGCTGGAGGGTCTGGTCCGCCAGCTCGGCGTGCACGCCGCCGGCGTCATCATGTCGGCCGAGCCGCTGATCGACCACGTGCCGCTGGTCCAGCGCGACGCCGACGGCACCATCATCACGCAGTTCGACTATCCGACCTGCGAGTCGCTCGGGCTGCTGAAGATGGACTTCCTCGGCCTGCGCAACCTGACGATCATCGACGACGCGCTGAAGAACATCGAGGCGACCGCCGGACTCAAGATCGACCTGCTCAAGTTGCCGCTCGACGACAAGCCCACCTTCGACCTGCTCGGCCGGGGCGACACGCTCGGCGTCTTCCAGTTCGACGGTGGGCCGATGCGGTCGCTGCTGCGGCTGATGAAGCCGGACAACTTCGAGGACATCTCCGCCGTCGGCGCCCTCTACCGGCCCGGCCCGATGGGCGTCAACTCGCACATCAACTACGCGCTGCGTAAGAACGGCCAGCAGGAGATCACCCCGATCCACCCGCAACTCGCCGATCCGCTCAAGGAGATCCTGGCCGACACCTACGGCCTGATCGTCTACCAGGAGCAGGTGCAGCGTGTCGCGCAGAAACTGGCCGGCTACACGCTCGGCCAGGCCGACCTGCTCCGGCGCGCGATGGGCAAGAAGAAGAAGGAGATCCTCGACAAGGAGTTCGTGCCGTTCCAGCAGGGCATGCTCGAGCGCGAATACTCCAAGGAGGCGTGCCAGGCGGTCTGGGACGTCCTGGTGCCGTTCGCCGGCTACGCGTTCAACAAGGCGCACTCCGCCGCGTACGGCCTGATCAGCTACTGGACCGCATACCTGAAGGCGAACTATCCGGCCGAGTACATGGCGGGCCTGCTGACCTCGGTCGGTGACAAGAAGGACACCATGGCGCTCTACCTGGCCGAGTGCCGCAGCATGGGGATCAAGGTGCTGCCGCCGGACGTCAACGAGTCCGCCCTGGCCTTCACCCCGGTCGGCCGCGACATCCGCTTCGGCCTCGGCGCCGTACGCAACGTCGGCGCCAACGTGGTGTCGTCGATCGTGAAGTCCCGGCAGGAGAAGGGGGCGTACACGTCGTTCTCCGACTTCCTGTCAAAGGTCGAGCTGGTCGTCTGCAACAAGCGCACGGTGGAATCGCTGATCAAGGCGGGCGGCTTCGACGAGATGGGCCACACCCGGCGTGACCTCGTCATCCACCACGAGACGGCGATCGACGCCGTCGTCGGCCTCAAGCGGCAGGAGGCCGCCGGGCAGTTCGACCTGTTCGGCGGGCTGACCGACACGCCGAGCGAGTCGTCGGTCGTCGGTCTCGACCTGGCCTTCAGCGGGCAGGAGTGGCACAAGAAGGAGAAGCTCGCCTTCGAGCGCGACATGCTCGGCCTGTACGTCTCCGACCACCCGCTGGCCGGCACCGAGCGGATCCTCAAGGCCAACTGCGAACAGATGGTCAGCGAGATCCTCGGTGAGGACACCCCGGACCGTAAGCCGGTGGTGCTCGCCGGCATGATCTCCGGCGTCACCCGGAAGATCACCAAGCAGGGTGCGTCGTGGGCGATCGTGCACCTGGAGGACCTCAGCGGTAGCGTCGAGGTGCTGTTCTTTCCCAAGTCCTACGAACTGCTCGGGCAGTACATGATCGAGGACACCGTGGTGAAGATTTCCGGTCACGTCAGCCGGCGCGACGGCGAGGTCAGCGTGTTCGGTCAGGACATGGCGATCCTGGACGTGTCCAGTGTGGTCGAAGGCGGTGAGCCGCCGATCGTGCTGGTCACCGCCATGGACAAGGTCACCGCCGAGTTCGCGCAGGAGTTGAAGCGCGTACTGCTCGCCCATCCCGGCGACGTACCGGTCCAGATGCGGCTGCGCAAGCCGGCCGGTGCCGGGGCAGACCTCCGGCTGGCCCTCGGCGCGGAGATCAAGGTCGCCAACGACGTCGCGTTCCGTTCGGAGATCAAGGTGCTGCTCGGGGCGGGCGGCATCGAGTGA
- a CDS encoding DUF4442 domain-containing protein has protein sequence MSIDSRQVAAGMLQAVPFARTLGIEFVDVAEGPDGLHAIVRLPDSGATHNHVGGPHAGAMFTLGETASGAVVLAGFGHLLDRAVPLAVRAEIAYKKLAMGPVRATARLGRPVAEVEAELAAGTRPEFPVLVEISTEGEGARTTAELTVVWTLRPQ, from the coding sequence ATGTCCATCGACTCGCGGCAGGTGGCCGCAGGAATGCTCCAGGCTGTTCCGTTCGCCCGGACGCTCGGTATCGAGTTCGTCGACGTGGCCGAGGGTCCCGATGGGCTGCACGCGATCGTGCGCCTACCGGACTCCGGGGCGACCCACAACCACGTCGGCGGGCCGCACGCCGGCGCCATGTTCACCCTCGGCGAGACCGCCTCCGGCGCGGTCGTGCTCGCCGGCTTCGGGCACCTGCTCGACCGCGCCGTACCGCTCGCTGTACGCGCCGAGATCGCGTACAAGAAGCTGGCCATGGGACCGGTGCGGGCGACGGCCCGGCTCGGCCGGCCGGTCGCCGAGGTCGAGGCCGAACTCGCCGCCGGCACCCGGCCGGAGTTCCCGGTCCTGGTGGAGATCTCCACCGAGGGCGAGGGGGCACGGACCACCGCCGAGTTGACCGTGGTCTGGACGCTGCGCCCGCAGTGA
- a CDS encoding multicopper oxidase family protein codes for MTTTGPRPRRPIRLLVGILVAVVVLCCCGSAGITGWLLLRPGIDTAGKVDFRNPLAVPPLAPSRIDDEGRRVFDLRAQAGQRDFGQGAATRTWGFEGDYLGPTLRAARGERVVVDVVNGLPEPTSVHWHGMRLPAVMDGGPHQEVRPGATWSPTWTVDQPAATLWYHPHPHGKTEEHVYRGLAGMFIVDDEREGALPLPRDYGVDDFPVIVQDKNFDRDGQLRVTRNMFSDIGTLGDTLLVNGTVAPYLDVTTERVRLRLLNGSTARTYDFGLADDRPFALIGTDGGLLAAPHTTRRITLSPGERAEIVVDLRAGERVAVRSFPPALGNVFSDRFAGGRDTFDVLELRAAGTLATAPDLPDQLVPVERIDPASAVTTRSLDFAGRSIGGRSMDLGRIDATVVRGSVEIWEVTKLDGTPHNLHVHDVQFQVLSIGGDPPPPHLAGWKDTILLPDDDPVRIIMRFGDHADPNMPYMYHCHLLYHEDQGMMGQFVVVEPGQSAGTPPRGGAGHSHGQ; via the coding sequence GTGACCACCACCGGTCCCCGTCCCCGCCGGCCGATCCGTCTGCTCGTCGGCATACTCGTCGCGGTCGTCGTGCTCTGCTGCTGCGGCAGCGCCGGGATCACCGGTTGGCTGCTGCTGCGGCCGGGAATCGACACCGCCGGAAAGGTCGACTTCCGCAACCCGCTCGCCGTGCCACCGCTGGCCCCGTCCCGTATCGACGACGAGGGACGGCGGGTGTTCGACCTGCGGGCGCAGGCCGGCCAGCGCGACTTCGGCCAGGGTGCGGCCACCCGGACCTGGGGGTTCGAGGGTGACTACCTCGGACCGACCCTGCGGGCCGCCCGCGGCGAGCGGGTCGTCGTCGACGTCGTCAACGGGCTCCCCGAGCCGACCAGCGTGCACTGGCACGGCATGCGCCTGCCCGCGGTGATGGACGGCGGCCCGCACCAGGAGGTCCGCCCCGGCGCCACCTGGTCACCCACCTGGACGGTCGACCAGCCGGCGGCCACCCTCTGGTATCACCCGCACCCGCACGGGAAGACCGAGGAGCACGTCTACCGCGGCCTCGCCGGCATGTTCATCGTCGACGACGAGCGGGAGGGGGCGCTCCCACTCCCCCGCGACTACGGCGTCGACGACTTCCCGGTGATCGTCCAGGACAAGAACTTCGACCGGGACGGACAACTGCGAGTCACCCGCAACATGTTCTCCGACATCGGGACGCTCGGCGACACCCTGCTGGTCAACGGCACCGTCGCGCCCTATCTGGACGTCACCACCGAGCGGGTCCGGCTCCGGCTGCTCAACGGCTCCACCGCCCGGACGTACGACTTCGGCCTCGCCGACGACCGACCGTTCGCACTCATCGGCACCGACGGTGGCCTGCTCGCCGCCCCACACACCACCCGGCGCATCACGCTGTCGCCGGGTGAACGGGCCGAGATCGTCGTCGACCTGCGGGCCGGTGAACGGGTCGCCGTACGCAGCTTCCCGCCCGCACTCGGCAACGTCTTCTCCGACCGGTTCGCGGGCGGCCGGGACACCTTCGACGTGCTCGAACTGCGGGCCGCCGGCACCCTCGCGACAGCGCCCGACCTGCCCGACCAGCTCGTTCCGGTCGAGCGCATCGATCCGGCATCGGCCGTCACGACCCGGTCGCTCGACTTCGCCGGCCGGTCGATCGGCGGCAGAAGCATGGACCTGGGCCGGATCGACGCCACCGTCGTCCGGGGCAGCGTCGAGATCTGGGAGGTCACCAAACTCGACGGCACCCCGCACAACCTCCACGTGCACGACGTGCAGTTCCAGGTGCTGTCGATCGGCGGCGACCCGCCACCGCCACACCTGGCCGGCTGGAAGGACACCATCCTCCTGCCCGACGACGACCCCGTACGGATCATCATGCGGTTCGGCGACCATGCCGACCCGAACATGCCGTACATGTACCACTGCCACCTGCTCTACCACGAGGACCAGGGAATGATGGGCCAGTTCGTGGTGGTCGAGCCGGGTCAGTCGGCGGGCACACCACCGCGCGGCGGGGCGGGACACTCGCACGGACAGTGA
- a CDS encoding HAD family hydrolase, whose product MLGLPADVTACLFDLDGVLTQTARVHNAAWTETFDAYLRRRSAATGEPFRPFDPGPDYHRYVDGRPRADGVRTFLASRGITLPEGTPDDPGTADTVNGIGNGKNAIVLRRIAAGDVEVFDGSVAYLHAVARAGIRRAVVSASANCREVLAAAGIEDLFEVRVDGIVAREQGLPGKPAPDTFLAAARMLGVEPARAAVFEDALAGVEAGRAGSFGLVVGVDRVGQADALRAHGADVVVSDLSQLLATDEVVSERSERTSKLSANHDDGERSEAAS is encoded by the coding sequence GTGCTCGGTCTACCCGCTGACGTGACCGCCTGTCTGTTCGACCTCGACGGCGTCCTGACCCAGACCGCCCGGGTGCACAACGCGGCCTGGACGGAAACCTTCGACGCCTACCTGCGCCGGCGCTCGGCCGCGACCGGCGAGCCGTTCCGGCCGTTCGACCCCGGCCCCGACTACCACCGGTACGTCGACGGCCGGCCGCGCGCCGACGGCGTACGGACGTTCCTCGCCTCGCGCGGCATCACGCTGCCGGAGGGGACGCCCGACGACCCGGGGACCGCCGACACGGTCAACGGGATCGGCAACGGCAAGAACGCCATCGTGCTGCGCCGGATCGCCGCCGGTGACGTGGAGGTCTTCGACGGATCGGTCGCCTACCTGCACGCGGTCGCCCGGGCCGGGATCCGCCGGGCGGTCGTCTCCGCCAGCGCGAACTGCCGCGAGGTGCTCGCCGCCGCCGGCATCGAGGACCTGTTCGAGGTACGCGTCGATGGCATCGTCGCGCGCGAACAGGGACTGCCCGGCAAGCCGGCGCCGGACACCTTCCTGGCCGCGGCCCGGATGCTGGGGGTCGAGCCGGCCCGGGCCGCGGTCTTCGAGGACGCGCTCGCCGGCGTCGAGGCCGGCCGCGCCGGCAGCTTCGGCCTGGTGGTCGGCGTCGACCGGGTCGGCCAGGCCGACGCGCTGCGCGCCCACGGCGCCGACGTGGTCGTCTCCGACCTGTCCCAATTGCTCGCCACGGATGAGGTCGTGAGCGAGCGCAGCGAGCGAACCAGCAAACTCAGTGCCAATCATGACGACGGTGAGCGAAGCGAGGCGGCGTCGTGA
- a CDS encoding coiled-coil domain-containing protein, with protein sequence MTSYQRRRHSLPVTLVAAVAVLIGLAVAPGTAHAEPTSAPTTPGDEGENPLLRDVMEATSRGYVEAKTAVDNSRKRQLQLTLELQKVEKQIEQLQPEIGQVAAHAYRTGRIGPMMMLLNSASPEDFLDRAEGLDALAQHDNRKMRELNAAFEQADRAKAAIDQAVTEEQQQLEVMAKKKAETEKALRLAGGSSTGGFVNATSPIAAQAPRNRDGSWPPQSCNQNDPTTSGCITARTLHALKETQKAGFKWFVSCYRPGGPYEHPKGRACDFSSQPKGFGGVAQGENRLYGNNLAAFLVRNADRLGILYVIWFKQVWLPATGWKSYSGAYGDPNSDHTNHVHLSLL encoded by the coding sequence ATGACGTCATACCAGCGTCGGCGGCACTCGCTGCCCGTCACGCTCGTGGCCGCCGTGGCCGTGCTCATCGGCTTGGCGGTCGCCCCCGGCACGGCACACGCCGAGCCCACTTCCGCACCGACGACACCCGGCGACGAGGGCGAGAACCCGCTGCTGCGCGACGTGATGGAAGCCACCAGCCGCGGCTACGTCGAGGCGAAGACGGCGGTCGACAACTCACGCAAGCGGCAACTCCAGCTCACCCTCGAACTGCAGAAGGTCGAAAAGCAGATCGAGCAACTCCAGCCCGAGATCGGCCAGGTGGCGGCCCACGCCTACCGGACGGGCCGCATCGGGCCGATGATGATGCTGCTCAACAGCGCGTCACCCGAGGACTTCCTCGACCGCGCCGAGGGCCTCGACGCCCTCGCGCAGCACGACAACCGGAAGATGCGCGAACTCAACGCCGCGTTCGAGCAGGCCGACCGGGCCAAGGCCGCGATCGACCAGGCCGTCACCGAGGAGCAGCAGCAGCTCGAGGTGATGGCGAAGAAGAAGGCCGAGACCGAGAAGGCGCTCCGGCTGGCCGGCGGCTCCTCGACCGGCGGGTTCGTCAACGCGACCTCGCCGATCGCCGCGCAGGCCCCCCGCAACCGCGACGGATCGTGGCCGCCGCAGTCGTGCAACCAGAACGACCCGACGACGTCGGGATGCATCACCGCACGCACCCTGCACGCGCTCAAGGAGACGCAGAAGGCCGGCTTCAAATGGTTCGTCTCCTGCTACCGCCCCGGTGGGCCGTACGAACACCCGAAGGGTCGGGCCTGCGACTTCTCGTCCCAGCCGAAGGGCTTCGGCGGCGTCGCGCAGGGTGAGAACAGGCTGTACGGCAACAACCTGGCCGCGTTCCTGGTCCGCAACGCCGACCGGCTCGGCATCCTCTACGTCATCTGGTTCAAGCAGGTCTGGCTACCGGCGACCGGATGGAAGTCGTACAGCGGTGCCTACGGCGACCCGAACAGCGACCATACGAACCACGTGCATCTGTCCCTGCTGTAG
- a CDS encoding glycoside hydrolase family 19 protein: MSRKRTIASLAALAVAVALAVVVPMSSASAATCATAWNSSAVYTGGMTASHNGRNWQAKWWTQGEAPSTGGSGVWADQGTCGGTQPPPGTNCNHPAWVAGQWYPAGSIVRYTNGQYYRAKHENPGYDPIISTWYWEPYSCGGQPPTTPPGGTTGFVVSQAQFNQMFPSRNGFYTYSGLTAALSAYPGFAKTGDETTRRREAAAFLANVNHETGGLVHIVEQNTANYPHYCDTSQPYGCPAGQAAYYGRGPVQLSWNFNYKAAGDALGLPLLTNPWLVQNDAAVAWKTALWYWNTQSGPGTMTPHHAMVNGIGFGETIRSINGALECNGRNPATVQSRVNAYQRFVQILGTTPGNNLYC; this comes from the coding sequence TTGTCCAGAAAACGCACGATCGCGTCGCTGGCCGCGCTCGCGGTCGCGGTCGCCCTGGCCGTCGTCGTGCCGATGTCGTCCGCGTCCGCCGCGACCTGCGCGACCGCCTGGAACTCCTCGGCCGTCTACACCGGAGGCATGACCGCCTCCCACAACGGCCGTAACTGGCAGGCCAAGTGGTGGACCCAGGGCGAGGCGCCGAGCACCGGCGGCTCCGGCGTCTGGGCCGACCAGGGCACCTGTGGCGGCACCCAGCCGCCGCCGGGCACCAACTGCAACCACCCCGCCTGGGTCGCCGGCCAGTGGTACCCCGCCGGCTCGATCGTCCGCTACACCAACGGCCAGTACTACCGCGCCAAGCACGAGAACCCGGGTTACGACCCGATCATCAGCACCTGGTACTGGGAGCCGTACAGCTGCGGCGGCCAGCCGCCCACCACCCCGCCGGGCGGCACCACCGGCTTCGTGGTCAGCCAGGCGCAGTTCAACCAGATGTTCCCGAGCCGGAACGGGTTCTACACCTACAGCGGGCTGACCGCCGCCCTGAGCGCGTACCCGGGCTTCGCCAAGACCGGTGACGAGACCACCCGGCGCCGCGAGGCGGCCGCCTTCCTGGCCAACGTCAACCACGAGACCGGCGGGTTGGTGCACATCGTCGAGCAGAACACGGCCAACTACCCGCACTACTGCGACACCAGTCAGCCGTACGGCTGCCCGGCCGGCCAGGCCGCCTACTACGGTCGCGGCCCGGTGCAGCTGAGCTGGAACTTCAACTACAAGGCGGCCGGTGACGCGCTCGGCCTGCCGCTGCTCACCAACCCCTGGCTGGTGCAGAACGACGCGGCGGTGGCCTGGAAGACCGCCCTGTGGTACTGGAACACCCAGTCCGGCCCCGGCACGATGACCCCGCACCACGCCATGGTCAACGGAATCGGCTTCGGCGAGACGATCCGCAGCATCAACGGCGCGCTGGAGTGCAACGGCCGCAACCCGGCCACGGTGCAGAGCCGGGTGAACGCCTACCAGCGGTTCGTCCAGATCCTCGGCACCACGCCCGGCAACAACCTCTACTGCTGA